One window of Posidoniimonas polymericola genomic DNA carries:
- a CDS encoding exosortase/archaeosortase family protein, which produces MAANFPAAFPGAAGNQPQRAELPDFSWQDSTQRNAWLAAMLSASVLVWSYWIMFKDAAADWDQPQYSHGWILPLIAMVMMWMLRPNKATSGRVETALQAVGGAAIALVVASQWVPGLQGVGLAVACLGGFGCVLWGQPFAPMEGSGGGLTFEKPALLWILTGVGVALTAAGLAGVGFGPINPDVLSMLGLMTITIGFILAAAFHMPPTVVSWSEVMVGFAVILLCCVAWGMGVYYDRMPLAQAAFVTSTIGVLTLIGGMRLLRWTGPPIAFLMFMFPLPSLVEQHVLGTLQKIAVTLSEAVYTIMGVAAIRSGNRITLPGLNDDIEMEIAEACSGLSMTNILFAMCVAIAILTTRPWWDRLIILISALPIAIISNVFRIVVTGFIWMAMDQFLAGGDPESIAKFRDPIHSWIGLIVMMPFALGLMMLELKILSSLSVPEESSLGKSQVIGRGASGVPGK; this is translated from the coding sequence ATGGCAGCTAACTTCCCCGCCGCATTCCCTGGCGCCGCCGGCAACCAGCCGCAGCGCGCCGAACTCCCCGACTTCAGCTGGCAGGACTCGACCCAGCGGAACGCCTGGTTGGCGGCGATGCTATCGGCCAGTGTGCTGGTTTGGTCCTACTGGATCATGTTCAAGGACGCGGCAGCCGATTGGGACCAGCCGCAGTACTCGCACGGCTGGATCCTGCCGCTCATCGCCATGGTGATGATGTGGATGCTGCGGCCCAACAAGGCGACCAGCGGACGCGTCGAAACCGCGTTGCAGGCAGTCGGCGGGGCGGCAATCGCCTTGGTGGTCGCCTCGCAGTGGGTTCCGGGGTTGCAGGGGGTTGGCCTGGCGGTCGCGTGCCTGGGCGGCTTCGGCTGCGTCCTGTGGGGGCAGCCATTCGCGCCGATGGAAGGAAGCGGCGGCGGATTGACGTTCGAGAAACCGGCGTTGCTGTGGATTCTCACCGGCGTTGGGGTAGCGTTGACGGCGGCAGGGCTAGCAGGGGTCGGGTTTGGGCCCATCAATCCAGACGTGCTCAGCATGCTGGGCCTGATGACCATCACAATCGGTTTTATCCTCGCCGCGGCGTTCCACATGCCGCCCACGGTCGTCTCGTGGAGTGAGGTCATGGTGGGCTTCGCGGTCATCCTCTTGTGCTGCGTCGCCTGGGGGATGGGCGTGTACTACGACCGCATGCCCCTCGCCCAAGCGGCGTTCGTCACTTCGACGATCGGCGTGCTGACCCTGATCGGCGGCATGCGGCTGCTGCGGTGGACCGGGCCCCCGATCGCGTTCTTGATGTTCATGTTCCCGCTGCCCAGCCTGGTCGAACAGCACGTGCTGGGGACGCTGCAGAAGATTGCGGTCACCCTCAGCGAGGCGGTCTACACCATTATGGGCGTGGCAGCGATCCGCTCAGGAAACCGCATTACTCTGCCGGGGCTTAACGACGACATCGAGATGGAGATCGCCGAGGCCTGCAGCGGCCTCAGCATGACCAATATCCTCTTCGCGATGTGCGTCGCCATTGCAATCCTTACGACCCGCCCCTGGTGGGACCGCCTGATTATCCTGATCTCGGCGTTGCCAATCGCCATCATCTCGAACGTGTTCCGGATCGTCGTGACCGGGTTCATCTGGATGGCGATGGATCAGTTCCTCGCCGGCGGCGACCCCGAGTCGATCGCCAAGTTCCGGGACCCCATCCACAGCTGGATCGGTCTGATTGTCATGATGCCCTTCGCGCTCGGGCTGATGATGCTCGAGCTGAAGATCCTCTCGTCGCTCAGCGTCCCCGAAGAGAGCAGCCTCGGCAAGTCGCAGGTGATCGGCCGGGGGGCGAGCGGCGTGCCCGGCAAGTAG
- a CDS encoding tyrosine-protein kinase domain-containing protein, which yields MTDNSNSSSFPGAATRDDANSRELMLPQGGMPALAGASPYGPAATQDVMKGGMDASSMIHAFRRRWLMALGMGLLAGVLGAGVLWALFPESATAFRYFQVESSEQSIIDPSLNAAKSDFDLFRQTQVFLIKTPSVLNSALRTGELGQLSFFDGVPVADQAKYLGEELRVQFPQGSQVLEIRLSGAAPAEELKEIVEAVSKAYLDEVVIESKIQRQKPRDILNESYRDLDEEIKRKTDAYMALIKDSGSPLQYEFGGDPELAQFRTAINESVKKIAELESRLYDATMQYEIMVRQYQDPSVLDQRIEQALESDPKYQYLKQKQLSYEMYIMDLEAVQSNKGSSAQTRQLQKQANAISQQMNQYRQEMTAAIKQQNRTQVDPYLTGINNQMNVTRAGISQQIQAAKKQQEELLDEIRGRSQIDTDLLARNAEIEGLKMIQSGITERIEHWDVELKRPDRVAEFGSVDTSENINKSERYAIAGLGGLSCLGLVAFGISYLEFRNRKLNGPDQIDQGLGIRVVGTLPSLSGRKALDPSHPIVAQLTESIDSVRTALMHESTTRRRQIVLVTSPSTLEGRTTVSSQLAASLARAGRRTLLIDGDMRHPALHTLFDLPLEDGLCEVLRAEVEVSDVVRPTHAEGLWVLTAGYCDADAVHALATDQVQPIFEKLRGEYDFIIIDGAPVLGLSDALLFGQHCDGALLSVLRDHTTLPKIHQSAELLRSVGIRLIGSVINGMQSKPDRRITALQSVTAKSERKQIENLEA from the coding sequence ATGACTGACAACAGTAACAGCTCTTCTTTTCCTGGCGCCGCCACTCGAGACGACGCCAACTCCCGAGAACTCATGCTCCCGCAGGGCGGCATGCCTGCCCTGGCCGGCGCCTCGCCCTACGGGCCGGCCGCTACCCAGGACGTCATGAAGGGTGGGATGGACGCCTCGTCCATGATCCACGCCTTCCGGCGTCGTTGGCTGATGGCGCTCGGCATGGGTCTGCTCGCCGGCGTGCTCGGGGCCGGCGTGCTCTGGGCTCTCTTCCCTGAGTCGGCTACCGCGTTCCGCTACTTCCAGGTAGAGAGCAGCGAGCAGTCGATCATCGACCCGTCGCTCAACGCTGCGAAATCGGACTTCGATCTGTTTCGACAGACCCAGGTGTTCCTGATCAAAACTCCCAGCGTGCTAAACTCGGCGCTCCGCACCGGCGAACTGGGGCAGCTGAGCTTCTTCGACGGGGTGCCGGTCGCCGACCAGGCGAAGTACCTCGGCGAGGAGTTGCGGGTGCAGTTCCCCCAGGGTTCGCAGGTGCTCGAGATCCGTCTGTCTGGCGCCGCCCCGGCCGAGGAGTTGAAGGAGATCGTCGAAGCGGTGAGCAAGGCCTACCTCGACGAGGTCGTTATTGAGAGCAAGATCCAGCGTCAGAAGCCGCGCGACATCCTCAACGAGAGCTACCGCGACCTCGACGAAGAGATCAAGCGTAAGACCGACGCCTACATGGCCCTGATCAAGGACAGCGGCTCCCCGTTGCAGTACGAGTTCGGCGGCGACCCCGAACTGGCCCAGTTCCGCACCGCGATCAACGAGAGCGTCAAGAAGATCGCCGAGCTCGAGTCCCGCCTGTACGACGCGACCATGCAGTACGAGATCATGGTCCGCCAGTACCAGGATCCGTCGGTCCTCGACCAGCGGATCGAGCAGGCCCTGGAATCCGACCCCAAGTACCAGTACCTCAAGCAGAAGCAGCTCTCGTACGAGATGTACATCATGGACCTTGAGGCGGTCCAGTCGAACAAGGGATCGTCGGCACAGACCCGTCAGCTGCAGAAGCAGGCGAACGCCATCTCCCAGCAGATGAACCAGTACCGCCAGGAGATGACCGCCGCGATCAAGCAGCAGAACCGCACCCAGGTCGACCCCTACCTCACGGGCATCAACAACCAGATGAACGTGACCAGGGCCGGCATCAGCCAGCAGATCCAGGCCGCCAAGAAGCAGCAGGAAGAGCTGCTGGACGAGATCCGCGGGCGTAGCCAGATCGACACCGACCTGCTCGCACGCAATGCGGAGATCGAGGGCCTCAAGATGATCCAGTCCGGTATCACCGAGCGGATCGAGCACTGGGACGTCGAGCTGAAGCGTCCCGACCGCGTCGCAGAGTTCGGCAGCGTCGACACGTCGGAGAACATCAACAAGTCTGAGCGTTACGCTATCGCTGGTCTCGGAGGCCTGTCCTGCCTTGGCCTCGTGGCCTTTGGTATCTCGTACCTCGAGTTCCGCAACCGCAAGCTGAACGGCCCCGACCAGATCGACCAGGGACTTGGGATCCGCGTGGTCGGCACGCTGCCGTCGCTCTCGGGACGCAAGGCGCTCGACCCGTCGCACCCGATTGTCGCTCAGCTCACCGAGTCGATCGACAGCGTCCGCACCGCGCTGATGCACGAGAGCACGACCCGCCGCCGGCAGATCGTGCTGGTCACCAGCCCGTCGACCCTTGAGGGACGCACCACGGTCTCGAGCCAGCTGGCCGCGAGCCTGGCCCGCGCCGGCCGCCGCACCCTGCTGATTGACGGCGACATGCGTCACCCGGCCCTGCACACGCTGTTCGACCTCCCGCTGGAGGACGGGCTCTGCGAGGTGCTGCGGGCCGAGGTTGAAGTGAGCGACGTCGTGCGTCCGACCCACGCCGAAGGCCTGTGGGTGCTGACCGCCGGCTACTGCGACGCCGACGCCGTGCACGCCCTGGCGACCGACCAGGTGCAGCCGATCTTCGAGAAGCTGCGTGGCGAGTACGACTTCATCATCATCGACGGCGCCCCGGTCCTCGGCCTGTCCGACGCCCTGCTGTTCGGTCAGCACTGCGACGGCGCCCTGCTGTCGGTGCTGCGTGACCACACGACCCTGCCGAAGATCCACCAGTCGGCCGAGCTGCTCCGCAGCGTCGGCATCAGGTTGATCGGCTCGGTTATCAACGGCATGCAGAGCAAGCCGGACCGCCGCATCACGGCCCTGCAGTCGGTCACGGCCAAGAGCGAACGCAAGCAGATCGAGAACCTCGAAGCCTAA
- a CDS encoding DUF2237 family protein — MSQTPPRSGKNVLGGELQSCCTDPMTGFYRDGYCRTGQSDLGLHVVCVQATEEFLDFSRRVGNDLSTPVPEYLFPGVQPGDCWCLCAARWKEAYDAGVAPPVRLEATHMTALEFASLEELREHALPG, encoded by the coding sequence ATGAGCCAGACACCACCACGCAGCGGCAAGAACGTCCTCGGCGGCGAACTGCAGAGCTGCTGCACCGACCCCATGACCGGCTTCTACCGCGACGGCTACTGCCGCACCGGTCAGAGCGACCTCGGCCTGCACGTCGTGTGCGTGCAGGCGACCGAGGAGTTCCTCGACTTCAGCCGCCGCGTCGGCAACGACCTCTCCACGCCGGTCCCCGAGTACCTGTTCCCCGGGGTGCAGCCCGGCGACTGCTGGTGCCTGTGCGCGGCCCGTTGGAAAGAAGCGTACGACGCCGGCGTCGCCCCGCCGGTGCGGCTGGAAGCGACCCACATGACCGCGCTAGAGTTTGCGAGCCTCGAAGAGCTGCGGGAGCACGCGCTGCCGGGTTGA
- the nrdR gene encoding transcriptional regulator NrdR, which translates to MKCPFCHVDNDRVIDSRASQDGSAIRRRRECLKCNRRYTTYERPEDITIKVVKKDGSRAPFDREKIRRGLERACVKRSISSLKIENTVAAIENDIYASFDTEVDSRDLGQLVMEHLRDLDPVAFVRFASVYREFNDVQDFFEELRPMLEGEGRSTPR; encoded by the coding sequence ATGAAATGCCCCTTCTGCCACGTCGACAATGACCGGGTCATCGACTCCCGGGCGAGCCAAGACGGCTCCGCTATCCGGCGTCGGCGGGAGTGCCTCAAGTGCAACCGGCGGTACACCACCTACGAACGCCCCGAGGACATCACGATCAAGGTCGTGAAGAAGGACGGCTCCCGGGCGCCGTTCGACCGTGAGAAGATCCGCCGCGGCCTCGAGCGGGCGTGCGTCAAGCGCTCGATCAGCAGCCTCAAGATCGAGAACACCGTCGCAGCGATCGAGAACGACATCTACGCCAGCTTCGACACCGAGGTCGACTCCCGCGACCTCGGCCAGCTGGTCATGGAGCACCTCCGCGACCTCGACCCGGTGGCGTTTGTCCGCTTCGCCAGCGTCTACCGCGAATTCAACGACGTGCAGGACTTCTTCGAGGAGCTCCGCCCGATGCTCGAGGGCGAAGGCCGCTCGACACCCCGCTAG
- a CDS encoding PH domain-containing protein: MQCPACQTETETDAAFCHKCGADLRAENGERAATDPDPTADEHASAPAAKPSPHEEFRKATHLNSADDEEDIEDEIWDGAYSSKAMVGQWIAAAAATVLAVVIGVMTGTWLIVIGLAVLVWVIMIAWFAYRRYSVHYTLTTQRLIHESGILWRTIDRIELIDIDDVTFKQGPVERAFRVGSIIVISGDKTSPELNLPGIDNVRGVADKIDDARRKERRRRGLHMITQGA; the protein is encoded by the coding sequence ATGCAGTGCCCAGCTTGCCAGACCGAGACCGAGACTGACGCCGCGTTTTGCCACAAGTGCGGCGCCGATTTGCGGGCGGAGAACGGGGAGCGGGCCGCGACCGATCCGGATCCCACTGCGGACGAGCACGCCTCGGCGCCGGCCGCCAAGCCGTCGCCGCACGAAGAGTTCCGCAAGGCGACCCACCTCAACTCGGCCGACGACGAGGAGGACATCGAGGACGAGATCTGGGACGGCGCCTACTCCAGCAAGGCGATGGTCGGCCAGTGGATCGCCGCCGCCGCCGCGACCGTGCTAGCAGTTGTGATCGGCGTGATGACCGGCACCTGGCTGATCGTGATCGGGCTGGCGGTGCTGGTCTGGGTGATCATGATCGCCTGGTTCGCCTACCGCCGGTACAGCGTGCACTACACGCTCACCACGCAGCGGCTCATCCACGAGTCGGGCATCCTCTGGCGGACCATCGACCGCATCGAGCTGATCGACATCGACGACGTGACCTTCAAGCAGGGGCCGGTCGAGCGGGCGTTCCGGGTCGGCAGCATCATTGTGATCTCGGGCGACAAGACCTCGCCAGAGCTGAACCTGCCAGGCATCGACAACGTCCGCGGCGTGGCGGACAAGATCGACGACGCCCGCCGCAAGGAACGCCGCCGCCGCGGGCTGCACATGATCACCCAGGGCGCCTAG
- a CDS encoding redoxin family protein: MTTRNVGRLPLLVAACVLGVGACVIAAPRTWTDVSGRFAIEAELVDVSDDVVRLRKADGEEVSVPLNRLSKPDREFLTDGAKAAGGGSGVDDRKAIEASAETFFKDLRTTDRKEAQALLTAEAAKVAEQGKSPLTGLPKPDEHTRAIRVGRVRVEGGTAEAPVVVRAGGAFHKTKLHFRQEGQGWRVFAISAEFPDGEKTIDFESPPAAGGEDPLLALVGKELDVHGVSLAGQPLNWKQFEGKVVLVDFWATWCGPCRAEMPNIRANWDKHHAAGFEVVAVSVDRDMAALQEFVAQEKPPWTVVADRHPKNRESMAAELRVSGIPAFVLIGRDGKVAAVHCRGKRLGEQLEKLLGDPGERVAAR, translated from the coding sequence ATGACGACTCGGAACGTTGGGAGACTGCCCCTGCTGGTCGCGGCGTGCGTGCTGGGCGTTGGGGCCTGTGTGATTGCCGCGCCGCGCACGTGGACCGATGTGTCGGGGCGGTTCGCGATCGAGGCCGAGCTGGTGGACGTCTCGGACGACGTGGTCCGGCTGCGCAAGGCCGACGGGGAAGAGGTCTCGGTTCCCTTAAATCGCCTTAGCAAGCCCGACCGCGAGTTCTTGACCGACGGAGCCAAAGCGGCGGGGGGCGGATCGGGCGTCGACGACCGGAAGGCGATTGAGGCCTCAGCCGAGACCTTCTTCAAGGACCTCCGCACCACCGACCGCAAGGAAGCTCAGGCCCTGCTTACCGCCGAGGCGGCCAAGGTGGCCGAGCAGGGCAAGTCGCCACTGACCGGGCTGCCCAAGCCCGACGAGCACACGCGGGCGATCCGCGTCGGACGTGTGCGGGTCGAGGGCGGCACGGCCGAGGCCCCGGTGGTGGTCCGCGCCGGCGGCGCCTTCCACAAGACCAAGCTGCACTTCCGGCAAGAGGGCCAAGGCTGGAGGGTGTTCGCCATCAGCGCCGAGTTCCCCGACGGCGAGAAGACGATCGACTTTGAGTCGCCGCCGGCGGCTGGCGGTGAGGATCCGCTCCTGGCGTTGGTGGGCAAGGAACTCGATGTGCACGGGGTCTCGCTGGCCGGCCAGCCGCTGAATTGGAAGCAGTTCGAGGGCAAGGTGGTGCTGGTCGACTTCTGGGCGACCTGGTGTGGACCGTGCCGGGCCGAGATGCCCAACATCCGCGCCAACTGGGACAAGCACCACGCGGCCGGCTTCGAGGTCGTGGCGGTCAGCGTCGACCGGGATATGGCCGCCCTGCAGGAGTTTGTCGCCCAGGAGAAGCCGCCGTGGACCGTGGTGGCCGACCGCCACCCGAAGAACCGCGAATCGATGGCCGCCGAACTCCGCGTCAGCGGGATCCCGGCGTTCGTGCTGATTGGACGCGACGGCAAGGTCGCCGCGGTGCACTGCCGCGGCAAGCGGCTCGGCGAGCAGCTCGAGAAGCTGCTGGGTGACCCCGGCGAGCGGGTGGCCGCCCGATAG
- a CDS encoding TonB-dependent receptor plug domain-containing protein codes for MTRAPDSMRVGGGGGRRASRRIDLLLAVALTLMLSAATSHADEQALPDPVAVSRGGGLDQPLDSPGGDAADLDKILSMDVEQLSNASVNATISTFSDPVVEGVSRSSEKSSKAPGVVQVITAEQIRAYGGKTLREVLERATSIWTPNSAYVPNNVTSIRGDLFGHYDIHVLLLMNNRPFKDTNQGGMHMAIYNSFPIEMLERIEIIRGPGSVLYGTNAYSGVINLVTKKGAVSANEASVLAGSNDTYRYGATLGSGDQDADSDLYIGAMHLRSGGFEFSGFDEIGAPFSHLFHHDDYGVGAALQYGDFTFNSLIAQSIQGGLGTPTGRALDNAYFAATRAFADVGYTLGAGEDVSLETHFTYNYSDQSSFTPTLAIGSFISHDYLFEPILRASITDKLQWMGGATAEIREGQLGTAVPKYSKTWYSAYTQVVYQANEWLTLTAGVQGNMPGTLKHGVAPRAGAILQLTELWSTKLLYGNAFRSPSSSETDFSAGTVFVGNPNLAPETIDTYEAQLVRTTEGSRLACTYFHSIYSDMVARDGSLSPPTYGNLGSLEIQGVELESAVKCTESLRFVSGVTWQQNIDDAGVADTTHAPNWMAKLGVAYDNGLVAMGLFDSYFSAPGSVTVVNPGALIVNPIPTEYHSLSLNTRLDMGRLFGGRADVVEWQLLVQNLLDEDIYHPEFSRRRINSLRAYGGRTFYSGITINY; via the coding sequence ATGACGCGTGCGCCTGACTCTATGAGGGTGGGTGGGGGCGGTGGGCGTCGGGCGAGTCGCCGCATCGACTTGCTCCTCGCCGTGGCCTTGACGCTGATGTTGTCGGCCGCCACGTCCCACGCGGACGAGCAGGCCTTGCCGGACCCCGTTGCGGTCTCACGGGGCGGCGGCCTGGACCAACCGCTAGACTCACCGGGCGGCGACGCGGCCGACCTCGACAAGATCCTGTCAATGGACGTCGAGCAGCTGTCGAACGCGAGCGTCAACGCGACCATCTCTACCTTCAGCGACCCGGTGGTCGAGGGGGTGTCACGGAGCTCGGAGAAGTCTTCCAAGGCGCCAGGCGTCGTGCAGGTGATCACGGCAGAGCAGATCCGCGCGTACGGTGGGAAGACGCTGCGCGAGGTCTTGGAGCGAGCCACGAGTATCTGGACACCCAATTCTGCCTACGTCCCCAACAACGTGACCTCGATCCGGGGCGACCTGTTTGGGCACTACGACATCCACGTGCTGTTGCTGATGAACAACCGTCCGTTCAAGGACACGAATCAGGGCGGCATGCACATGGCCATCTACAATTCGTTCCCGATCGAGATGCTCGAACGCATCGAGATTATCCGCGGCCCCGGGTCGGTGCTCTACGGCACCAACGCGTACTCGGGGGTGATCAACCTCGTCACCAAGAAGGGCGCCGTCAGCGCAAACGAGGCTTCTGTCCTGGCGGGTTCCAACGACACCTACCGGTACGGCGCGACGCTTGGTAGTGGGGACCAGGACGCCGATAGCGACCTCTACATCGGCGCCATGCACCTGAGAAGTGGCGGGTTCGAATTCTCCGGCTTCGATGAGATTGGCGCCCCGTTCTCGCACCTGTTTCACCACGACGACTACGGGGTCGGCGCCGCGCTGCAATACGGCGACTTCACCTTCAACTCGCTCATCGCGCAGTCGATTCAGGGAGGCCTCGGGACGCCAACCGGCAGGGCGCTCGACAACGCCTACTTCGCGGCGACGCGCGCCTTTGCCGATGTGGGCTACACCCTTGGCGCGGGCGAGGACGTCTCGCTCGAAACGCACTTCACCTACAACTACAGCGACCAGAGCTCGTTTACGCCAACGCTGGCGATTGGGAGCTTCATCTCCCACGACTACTTGTTTGAGCCGATCCTCCGTGCGTCGATTACCGACAAGCTGCAGTGGATGGGGGGCGCCACCGCCGAGATCCGGGAGGGGCAGCTCGGGACCGCGGTCCCCAAGTACTCTAAGACCTGGTACAGCGCGTACACCCAGGTGGTGTACCAGGCTAACGAATGGCTGACGCTGACCGCTGGCGTGCAGGGCAACATGCCGGGAACGCTAAAGCACGGCGTGGCGCCCAGGGCCGGCGCCATCCTGCAGCTGACCGAGCTCTGGAGCACCAAACTGCTCTACGGCAACGCCTTTCGGTCGCCCTCTTCTTCTGAAACCGACTTCTCAGCGGGCACGGTGTTTGTCGGAAACCCCAACCTCGCCCCGGAGACGATCGACACCTACGAGGCGCAACTGGTCCGAACCACCGAGGGCAGCCGCCTTGCCTGCACCTACTTCCACAGCATCTACAGTGACATGGTCGCGAGAGACGGTTCACTCAGCCCCCCGACATACGGCAACCTTGGCAGCCTCGAGATCCAGGGCGTCGAGCTAGAGTCGGCGGTCAAGTGCACCGAGTCTTTGCGGTTTGTGTCCGGCGTGACCTGGCAGCAGAACATCGACGACGCTGGCGTGGCGGACACGACGCACGCCCCAAACTGGATGGCCAAGCTCGGGGTCGCCTACGACAACGGCTTGGTCGCGATGGGCCTGTTCGATTCCTACTTCAGCGCGCCCGGCTCCGTGACGGTAGTGAACCCGGGCGCTCTGATAGTGAATCCCATCCCGACGGAGTACCATTCGTTGAGCCTGAACACCCGGCTCGATATGGGGAGGCTGTTCGGTGGGCGGGCGGACGTCGTCGAGTGGCAGCTGCTCGTGCAGAACCTGCTGGACGAGGACATCTACCACCCGGAGTTCTCGCGACGGCGCATCAACTCACTGCGTGCCTACGGCGGCCGAACCTTCTACTCCGGGATCACCATCAACTACTAG
- the rpoN gene encoding RNA polymerase factor sigma-54 — protein MRLSLGQQMQLAQKQVLAPRMIQSMEILQLPIMALQERIEQEMEDNPCLDLVEPSEDSDREEPVEEYESAEDGERELVVKEDANNEDDFERLINMADNLPDDYEERSRPSRGQMEADADRAHDAMANMVARPESLSDYLSHQLSWFEADDEVRKMADRIIYSLDSNGYLKTPLEELLPPLPADLNGDADALRVKQMAVAERALALVQHLDPPGVGARSLKECLRLQLTPGMPFYEELSTLIEMHLEDLENNRLPLISKKTGYSIELIQEAWEELRKLKPKPGADFSETSVPGVTPDVFVEKGDDGTYKVRLEDGQIPSLYISPYYRNLLRQAGGADDKTREYIKRKINAAQWLIESIEQRRGTLTRVAQAIVEHQTRFLDEGPEFIVPLKMQQIADRVGVHVTTVSRAVDDKWIQAPRGIYPLKRFFVGGTTGADGEDIAWDRVRLKLQEIVDEEDKKKPFSDDALVDELAKHGITVARRTVTKYRKAMDIPSSRQRRDWSKDED, from the coding sequence ATGCGGTTGTCTCTCGGGCAACAGATGCAGCTGGCTCAGAAGCAGGTGCTTGCGCCGCGGATGATCCAGTCGATGGAGATCCTGCAGCTGCCGATCATGGCGTTGCAGGAACGCATCGAGCAGGAGATGGAGGACAACCCGTGCCTGGACCTGGTGGAGCCGAGCGAAGACTCCGACCGCGAGGAGCCGGTCGAAGAGTACGAGAGCGCCGAAGACGGTGAGCGCGAGCTGGTCGTCAAGGAAGACGCCAACAACGAGGACGACTTTGAACGCCTGATCAACATGGCGGACAACCTGCCCGACGACTACGAGGAGCGCAGCCGCCCCTCGCGCGGGCAGATGGAGGCCGACGCCGACCGCGCCCACGACGCCATGGCCAACATGGTCGCGCGTCCCGAGTCGCTGTCCGACTACCTCAGCCACCAGCTGAGTTGGTTCGAGGCCGACGACGAGGTCCGCAAGATGGCCGACCGGATCATCTACAGCCTCGACAGCAACGGCTACCTCAAGACGCCGCTCGAGGAGCTGCTCCCCCCGCTGCCGGCCGACCTCAACGGCGACGCCGATGCGCTCCGTGTCAAGCAGATGGCCGTTGCGGAACGCGCCCTGGCGCTGGTGCAGCACCTCGACCCCCCCGGGGTCGGCGCGCGGAGCCTCAAGGAGTGCCTGCGGCTGCAACTCACCCCGGGCATGCCGTTCTACGAGGAGCTCAGCACGCTCATCGAGATGCACCTCGAGGACCTCGAGAACAACCGCCTGCCGCTGATCTCCAAGAAGACCGGCTACTCGATCGAGCTCATCCAGGAAGCGTGGGAAGAGCTCCGCAAGCTCAAGCCCAAACCGGGCGCCGACTTCAGCGAGACTTCCGTCCCCGGCGTCACGCCCGACGTGTTCGTCGAGAAGGGCGACGACGGGACCTACAAGGTGCGTCTCGAGGACGGGCAGATCCCCTCGCTCTACATCAGCCCCTACTACCGCAACCTGCTGCGTCAGGCCGGCGGCGCCGACGACAAGACCCGCGAGTACATCAAGCGGAAGATCAACGCCGCGCAGTGGCTCATCGAGTCGATCGAGCAACGCCGCGGCACGCTGACCCGCGTCGCGCAGGCGATTGTCGAGCACCAGACCCGGTTCCTCGACGAGGGGCCGGAGTTCATCGTGCCGCTCAAGATGCAGCAGATCGCCGACCGCGTCGGCGTGCACGTCACGACCGTCAGCCGCGCGGTCGACGACAAATGGATTCAGGCGCCCCGAGGCATCTACCCGCTCAAGCGGTTCTTTGTCGGCGGCACCACCGGCGCCGACGGCGAGGACATCGCCTGGGACCGCGTGCGGCTCAAGCTGCAGGAAATCGTCGACGAGGAGGACAAGAAGAAGCCCTTCTCCGACGACGCCCTGGTCGACGAGCTCGCCAAGCACGGCATCACGGTCGCCCGCCGCACGGTCACCAAGTACCGCAAGGCGATGGACATCCCCAGCAGCCGCCAACGCCGCGACTGGTCCAAGGATGAGGACTAG
- a CDS encoding YbaB/EbfC family nucleoid-associated protein: MLKGLGNIAGLMKQAQELGGKMQAVQEQLKQVKVTGSAGGGLIEVDANGQAEVLAVRIDAGLLEKQEKEMIEDLLPAAVNDALTQAKQKGAEAIQEVTGGLNLPGLEGLIGGGS; encoded by the coding sequence ATGCTCAAAGGACTTGGAAACATCGCCGGCCTCATGAAGCAGGCGCAGGAACTGGGCGGCAAGATGCAGGCCGTTCAGGAGCAGCTCAAGCAGGTGAAGGTGACCGGCTCGGCCGGCGGCGGGCTGATCGAGGTCGACGCTAACGGCCAGGCCGAGGTGCTCGCCGTACGGATTGACGCAGGGCTGCTCGAGAAGCAGGAGAAGGAGATGATCGAGGACCTGCTGCCCGCCGCGGTCAACGACGCCCTCACCCAGGCCAAGCAGAAGGGCGCCGAGGCGATCCAGGAGGTCACCGGCGGGCTGAACCTGCCGGGCCTCGAGGGACTGATAGGCGGGGGCAGCTAG